AAATGGAAATAATAATACTGGAAATATTGCAATttagtacatatatatatataaaataaaagatgcgatttctttttttctctggtgTTTTTCTCGAGTGATTGTTTCAGCCTGTGCAGTAGATCAGACATTGACAAACCTTACCTGTAATAATCTTCCTGACTTGGTAGAGGGCCGCCATGCAGGTGATGCCCATGCAGCCACTGCTGCTCCATAGCCatcctctgcagctctgcagactGAGCGTGCATGGCCTGGAGCTGGTGAGCAGCAGACATCTGAGGAATCGGGCCCTGCAGCTCTCGTGGATATGCAGCGCCTACcgaaaacacaagaaaaacaaaaatactaatTGATGGAGCAGGACACAGGAAAGAATCAAGTTGTGTGTGTTAAGAGATGAGATTATGTACCAAACAGTGGGTGGCGCAGCATCTCATGATCATGAGGAAGATCGCTGAGTAAAGGGTTGGGGATCGGGCCACCAGGGAAGGGGAACCGAGCCAGACGTGGTCCTGTTGCCATGGGGTCCACTAAAGGATGAGGGCTTGTTCCTGGATGAAGAAACAAAGTCAAACAGTAAATGCAGGTCAACGTTCCACCACCGGATATGTTACTGCTGACTCTGTAAAGTCAATAAATCCGACCTCACCTTGACCGAGGGGATCCTGTTggtgcaggtggaggtgggagTGAATGTGAGAGTGCTGGTGATGATGCGGCGTCACATTGAGCATCTGCAGCCTGGCAGCAGGGTCGGTCGCCACAGATGCCATCCTCTCTGCGTGAAGCCGCTCTGCAGTGAGTCGCTCTGCATAAGTCAGCTCCGGGCGCAGCTGAGGTCCTGCTAGCGCCATCCTCTCACGCTCCAGGTGGTTCAGCCCAGGATGGAAAGGTGCGAAGTGGTGGGGAGGCCCTGGTATGTGGGGAAGACCGATCGCCCCGTGCCTGGCAAAGTGCTCCATGGGGTTGGCCGAAGGGTGTAGAGTTTCCATGTCTGGAGGTTTGACCTCGTAGCCAGGCTTCATCCTCTCGCGGAGCTCCCTCTCTCGGAGGTTCCTCAGCTCGCGCTCTCTGAGGCTGGGCTCAGCGCTGTACAGTCCAGGCATGTGGTAGGCCAGCAAAGGGTCACCAGGGCTCAGGGACACGTAGAAAGGGTGGTTGCGGTTGGTGGGTGACATGACATGGGGTCGGGCGTATTCGCTCAGGGTGCGCAGGGCGGGTGTGTCAGGGCCAATGTAGGGGGGCACAGCGGCTACAGTGGTGGGCGGCTGCTCAAAGGAGGGGCGTCCATGGACCTGAACCGTCATCTGAGGATCACTCATACGACTGTCGTGGGAGGAGCTGGAGGCTCTCTGTAAGCAAAGACAATGAGTGAGCTACCATGTACATGTTTGGTGacagagaaaatattttaaaaaaggaatgAACACACTGTTGCActcacagcatttctgtctgcctccctttctctctcccgctctctgtctttctcccgTTCGCGTTCTTGTCGAGCGCTGAGCTCAGCCTCTCTCCTCGACTTCTCCACAGCCTCCTCCCTCTTCTTGGCCAGCTTGGAGGATGAAAGTGGAGTGAAGAACAGGTCTGTTCTGGCACAGGAGTTGTAACCACGATCCAAGTGTTTGATAAACCTGAAAGAAATAACAgatgtacatttttttgagtaTAACTAATAAACTTCATCACAAAATAGTGACATgtttcaaattattattatttaaattattccTGTTGGTTCTAAAATTTCAGAGGCAACTTTACTATAGAGATCTGGGAATTAATTAACTGTGAAAGAAGTGCATTTACAACAAAGTCCAAATAGAAACCACATCAACAATCGAAAGTCCACAGTTTACATGTATAAATTAAACCACTTATGTGTATAGGAAATCCAAACCGAACCCAAACcgacattaaaatgctgctgacaGCCATGGGAACTTCAACTCAATCAACCACACTGAAAGAGATAGTTTGGACCTTTTGAAGTAGGGTTTTATGACATAcatatccatagtcagtgtactACATACAGTAAAAGTTTTTTGACACGCCCCCAGTGTGGAGCAGCAGTAGGAGTAatgccacagaagctaagcaatttactgctgtggacgggggcagcagcaaaacaaattttagcctctaaaaaaagtcccacccaAAGAAATCAataacagtttaagtgtattATTTAGGTGTTTATGTACAATATTTTCACCTCTTTACTTTCCGTCCGACAGCCCAGTCTATGCTCTTGTAAAAGCCACCACACTCCATTGACAACAATAGTAATTTTGGCTTgctgaacactggagctgctgatctactgctgcAATTCAAggtcaaaaacattttgtgattttcctaaaaaaaaagacagcccTCCAACATACCGTGCAGACTGGCTGGCATGACTTGCCATGTTGACAATGGTGGGCTCTGGTGAGGGGCTCCGAGGTGGAGACGGTGGGCTCTCAGCCTCTTCAATCTCATCCAGTGGCTCTTCTTTGATCTGAATTTGGGGTCCTCCTGCTGTGGAGCTCGGCGAGGGTCTCAGAGGAAGAGGTGGGAATGACGGCTGGAGGCTCGGGACAGGGCCAATAGCAGAAGATGTTACGGAGGTGAGAGGGTGTGAGGCTGCGGCAGGTGGGTAAGAGGAAGTCATGCTTTTTCCAGGGTGGGTCTGAACCTGAGAGATCACTGGAAGTTGGGTAGGAAGCGGCTGCATTGGCAAAGGCTGTGGCATGAGCTGAAGGGGGGGAGGGGGAGCACCCGGAGGATACTGGTTGGGCAGAGCGTTGAGTGGCTTTAGAGCAGGGGGAGGGGGGAGATTGGAGGGCATCTGAGGGAAAGGTGGAGCAGACTGGTGTGGCATCTGTTTGTGTGAGGGTGGAATTGGAGTGGTGGGAGGAGGCTTGATTTGTGGGCCGGCCAGAGGAGGCTGGGGGAGCTGAGACTCCCTGAAGAAGGGCAGGGGTCGCTGGGGGGCCTGAGGTGGCGGGCCATGAGGCTGCAGAGGCTGTGCAGAGCTGAGAGCAGGTGGGACGTGAAATgctggagaaagaggagagtcCTGACCCAGTACTGGCGGAAGAGGCGGTGGACCGGGAAGAGCGTGAGAGCCGGGCTGCGGTCGGATGTTTGGAGCCTCTGACGCAGCTGACTGACCggcagctggctgagggggGTCTGGAGAAGGAGGGGGGGGGCTCTGAGCTGAATCAGCAGGGGGAGTGCTTTGCGTTGGCTGAGGAGTGATGGGAGGAGCCTGAGAGGGGAGGGCCTGTGGGACTGGTGTGTCAGCCAGCACAGCAGCAGGAGCGACAGGCTCTGATGGGACGCCGTTCGGCTGGGCAGATGAGTCCGAGTCACTCTCATTGCCCTGTTGAGGGCTGGGAATGCTGGGAGAGGAGCTGCGGTTGTCCTGATCGATGTCTTTGGTGTCACTGCTGCCATCGTCCTGAGCACTGCGGCTTTCTGAAGAGCTTTCCTCCTCTACCTCAGCCTCTCCCTCTGACCGCGAGCCCCGTGGATCCTAGAGGACAAAACAAACTAATTAAGTTCCAATACATTTTTACTATATAACTTTCTGTGCTCAGATATGAAGGACGAGCTTCCAGTAAGGAATGAGCCACTTGCACTTGAAACATATTGCAGAATTTTCTCTGACATTTCAAGACTGACAGATTTTACTGCAAAAAACTAGACGTTTACTGTCTCTGCTGCACAAAATATCACAAATGGAGCACCTCTGGAGAAGTTTATACCGAAATGGTATTTGACATTAAAGTAGAGTTTTAACCCAGTTCCCAGGGCTTTTAAACCCAGAGACAACTTTTCAAGGAACTTAAAGGTTCCATTAGCACATTGTTGTCTGTGTTTCTATCCTGGGAGTGAACACACTGCAGCCTGCAGTTCAGTGTGCCCATCCGTTTCAtctaaaaaacacattaaaaaaacaatacaccTCAGGCTTTGTCTCACTACGACAACATTTACTGCTGGATGTCAGATGTAAGCTGGGTGTAATAAATGAAAttcagaggaggaaaatgaaACCAAGAATGCCTTTTTCTACGATAAATCATCTGCCGAGTGTTTGAAGGTTATTcatttgtgctttgttttcctctttgtcttttttaaaatgagtcGGGAAGCTGACAGAAAAGCCTGACTTTACGTGTAATGATACCaaacaagataaaatgtttCCCCTTTGTCCTAAAATGGTCCTGAATTGATTGTTTTGTGAATGAAGTGGTGCATGCATTGAACcagcagtgctgtgtgtgtttgatcaatTAGCGACGGTCCCTACAAACCCCACCCCAAAAGTACTACCCCACTATCAGGGACTTTTTGAGTGATTAAATAATGACTCTGCAACTTGATTTGGACCCTGATCCCTGCGGTCAAAAGGCAATGAGTTCCTCAAAAGGTTCCTGGTCCCTGGGGAAAGTTAATGCAGTGAAAAGCGGGCTTATGTGTTCCCTCTTACCTGTGTCTTTGGCCTTTTCGGTGTAACTTTTTCAGGCTCGTCAGGCTCCTGAGCAGGACTCTCCCGTACACGTTTTGTTGTCTTTGGTGACATTACctcctcttttattttctgtggacGCAGCATGAGATTTGCACAGAAGTGTTAATGACCACCCAACATGACTATTCAACAAGCATCTATAGCTACAGCAGTGAGACGTGTATTCTGAAGGGACACACCTACAAACTGTATAACATACACATATAATTCAGTCACATGTAGGCTGGGACTGACTAAACTTTCATTTACTTAATGGCTGAATTCTTTAAGACCTCCTCACTAGTCTGATAAGATAATGTCATGCAGAGGCAACATGTAGGCCTAAATgcatataaaaaaaacttgaagaTTGTGTTTACCTTGTTCGTCTTCTTGCTGGGTTCATTCTTGTTGTCAGTGGAAGACGATCTCAAAGAGTTAGAAGCTGCTCCGATCAGAGATGGCTGGCTGCTGGTCTGCTGATCCTCACTGGTGGGGGAGCCTGTGAGCCTCCTGTGGCCGCTTCTCAAAGATGATAGctgctttaaataaaaatattcagcagttagtattgttgtaatttttgtATTGTATTAGTGTAATAACACGTGCAGGAAAGACACGTTTGCCCTCACGTACAAGATATTTTTCAGACTAAACAGTGACAAACACGTTTTGACAGATTCAATAAGGATCTGGAATCTGTTGTAAATCGTGATGACATTTTAACTGCAGCGCTGCATTTGCACAAACAACTCTTTTGTATCTTAATGAGCAGTAATAAATATGACAGTTTGAGTGATCTGTCAGCCTCAGGCTTACAGGTGCTCTGCTCCGCCGTGTCCTCATGCCATGCTTGCTGTtaacctcttcttcttctttcacaGGTTTAAACATGAATGGAGCGCCTGCAGATTTTGGAGCTGCTGGAAGacatccatgtttgttttcatatgtGCGACAAGACGTGCAGAGCAGCGGGCTGTCTCTTCGCCCCTGGTGCCAATCTTTAGAACCTGTTTCAAAAGAGTAAAACACTTCAGGTTTACATTTCACAAACTGTTTGCTTTTGTACATCAGGATTCAAGTATTTTCTCAGAATAAAAAGGCTTTCACAGAAAAGCACTCAGCCTAATCTGATAAATCTGAATAAAGATGTGTACTCACTTGTTGTGCCACAGTGGCTGCAACTCTTGATTTCCTGTTCGCTGTCTTCACTATCAAGATCATCCTCACTGGCAGAGCTCACATCCACTGCAAAGGAAAAGATCAGCTTCAATGAAGACCAAGACCACACTATGTGACAGCACGACTGTGAACAAAAATAATCTGCATGaatgtgagaaaataaaatggcaacACATCTGAGAAGTGCTCACCTGAATAATTTCGCGATGGGGTGACAGGAGCTGCCGCAGAGCGAGTCTTTGCTTTGCGAGAGGACGGCTGTCGGCGTTGCTGTCGATAGGCTCTCGTTCCTGCAGCCTCAGGAGTTTTCTTCCAGTGGTAATAGAAAGTGATCAGCTCCCCCTGATGATAAGAACAAAGGACTTTGGGAACAATCCAAAACTATAGCTACCATTAAATCACTGCATGCATTACAAACTGTTTTGTATGCAAAAACATAGTGtttaattacagtttttttGCTGGGCAGAAAGTCTTTCCGGATGCGGAAGAAATTCTTTCCATACTGTCTCAGGCCTTTGATGAAGCGTTTCTGTTGGGAAAAAGTAGGAAAGGTAATGGCAGATGAAATTACATGATATACAGTTGAAAATCGAAAGAATCAAGCATAGATAATGTTAATCCTGTGATACATagcatttataaaacaaatgtcTGACATAAATATTATAAAGTAGTATGAGACTGATTTGCTGTTTACTGTGTCAAATAAAAGGCAACTATTTAAGAAACTGCCAATTTCTAGACATCCATTTCATTACATCCATTTTATCTGCCTGCAGATAACTCAAGGACTAACAGTGGATGACTTTCTGGATTGTGTTACAAGCTAAAAGGTGTCTCACCACATCATCCTCCGACCAGCATTTCTCAATAAGCTTCGGCAGAGGCTTCTTGACCAGACGCTGGAGAGCTTTTGCCGCATCATAATGACTTGCATGTAGCTGgaattaagaaaaacaaatgtaaatctGCAATGTGGTACTTTTGTTCTTTGACTTTACTGTATAATGATGAATCTAATTCAAGTTGAGCTCTGCACCATGTTGAGTGCATTGAGTGTGGTGTCATCACGGGAGGCGGCCAAACATCCGTCCTCTGTGGATCCACCGTCACACATCCCTGCAAACGCTGCCATGCTCCTGGAAGAACACACAGGTGAAATAAATATTGAGGATAAATTTTTACACTCTTGTGGTTTCATTTTTAGTCTGATTCTCAGGAGAGACTCTGAAATACTTGAAAATGCAGGCCCTGGTGTCTCTAACAGAAAACTAGCAGTGTCAACAGTGTTAATCACTTCCCCATTAAGCCACATTTCTCAGCTGCATggcatttaaaggaatacttaaaccacaaaatgactatgTTTATACCTGATAGTCGtgccgtgttaccttgaattcatgaagacaACTTTGTTTATCTTGTATACCTCTACCGAAAAAGGCAAACGTTGATTTATAGACTGACTGGGGAAcactttaacaacagcaaaactatatcaagacatctgtttacaaactcttttACAACTTGTGCTGTATGATCCAAGTCTCTTGTAtctagtcgtatgctcagtactttcccaGCACATGCATTTctgctaaaaccttactatttaaaagtgaaggttttaacaaaaatacatgtgtttgggaagtactgagaatATGATTAgttaaatgagacttggattacactgcaggagttgtgtgagagtttgtaaatgaatgttttgatatagttttgttgttgttaaatatgGTTTCAATCAATTAATAAATCAGTATGTCCACAGTTTTCCATGAAGGCATGTGaggataaactttttttttcacaaattcaaggtaacagcATGACTtaatgatatacaaatggtcattttgtgggcgaagcattcctttaaaaatcaggTAAACAGAGGTTGCATACAATACAGTGTCAAAAGGTCAGTAAGTAATAGTGgttattttttggcttttaacattactaataataaataataatgccCCACATGACCTACTGTGAATACTGGTTTGACATACATAGTAAGGGCAATTCAGTAAAGCATTAAATAGCATCTGTATCTTGTTGTTTAGTAAGGACATGGCTGCATGTTATATTAGTTTATTGTGAATatcccccaaaatattttgGCTCCTTTTGCAAAAGTGCTAACCTCTATACTTCGGCTGTATCAAATAGTTCAAACCTTCACTGATGGCGCTGACATTTGAATTCTAAATCATTCAAACACTGCGCAGCTCATTTTTTGCATTGTCTATCCATTCTGTTTAAACCCtgtatttctgcacagttgcagaCAAAGTTTAGGCTACGCCAATATTATTGGTATTATACTATTTGTAGAATTACATTTCAGTGTTGGCTGCGCAGGATTGTTTTTGAACTGCATGATACAAACATTTCCAATCACTTCAGAGTGTCTTTAAAATCCAAAGGTCAAaatttactgaaaaaaaaatatgtttcatttccaaaattcacaGTAAGTTTTATCTAAAGAAACTTTCTGCTTCGATCTGCATTTATTGGCATTTagcctttcaaaaacaaaattaccacTGCGGTCAAGAAACTGTTTGCTCTCCCACTTGCTGCACACAAAGGAAGGCACACACCTGTATCAACAGGGCGGTCCAGCAACACCATAAactatatttattcattaatgaAAGTTGAGTTAATAAAACAGACTAAGTCATTTAATCTGTTTAATCATTCTACTCAAATTGAGgttttctgttattttcttAAAGGGTCATGACGTCATCAAATATGACAACAGACATTTAAAGcttcatttgaaaacctcaataaaagcttttaatgtaaaaaaattatatttggtACAGCCCTACTTAACACACAACTCAAGACTGACATAGTTCACAGAAGCACCAGTGATTTTAAGCAGTGTAGTGCAAACACTGACCTGGCAGCTCTGAGGTACATGAGAAGGTCACAGTCATTGACCCCAGGCGTCCACATCAGCTCCTCGCTCTCTGTCTGAGCCTGTAAACCAGGACCAGGCCGTGGCTGCAACTCTGGAAGCTTGGCCTGCAGTGACACCAGAGAAAACCAGGAAACACTTATTAGACCACCCCAAGAACTGCAACTCAATGTAATGTAGTATTTATGCCTTAAAAAAGGAGGAAATCCAagcacttttttaaaatgacaatattcacaaaatatacaagattttttataaaaaagtaagaaaaaaaatacattttaagagctgtcaaaaaatgtgtattattaccatgtgatattaaaataataaatagagACAAGGATTTCTTCACACACAAATAGATATTGCTGGTGTTTGTTTTAGGTACCTGCTAGAGTCTGTTTCACATGACTACATATTCAAAAAGACCCTCCAATTTAACACATGACAAAGAAGCATACATGCTGTATGACATGCAAATAACAAAGCACACTGAACAGACCAAACTGACCAGTTTCATAATGAGCATAATGTGCCACTCTGAAGGCAAACATATCAAAAGCAGGCACACATACTTCTCTCACAACAGTGTTCCTATAAATGTTGAGGTTTTTGAAATaccaaaaatgaataaatatgacTTTTGGATGTCCTTAATTGTGTTCAAATGAGACATAAATAATATTTCAATTCAAGCAGGATGTACCTGGTGACTTGGTCCCACTCTTATCTCGCCCTGTGTGCTGTTCAGGCTcctgaaataaaacataaaatataaataaagcaTCCCATTTCATCATGTGCAGTCATAATAATGTGCCACCTTCAGTCCTGACAGTATTAAAGTGTTTACAATGAAGCAGTCAATAGTGTCCACACAGTTAAAAGTCAGTCTGATATatatgagctgttaataagaGGGTAATTAAGGCTGTGCAGTATGCAGACAGACGTATGATCAATATGTGTATAAGCTGGCTGTCAGAGCAGCTTCCCTCCCTGTGCACAGTGATTTCAGCAGCAGAATAACATCCCGCCCCTCCATCACTGTGAGCCAATCTCAGCTGTGACCTGCGTCGTTTCCTTATATTACATGAATGAAATCCGACGCTAGCTACCGCAAAAGACTGTCAATCAATCATACATGAGCTGCTAATTTTTACGGTCACCATTACGAGAACAGTGTGTGCTACTTTGGAGATCCTAACAGGTTGACAGTAGCTGGCTGACTCCGTCTCGGGGTGAACTGTTAGCTAAAGTATGCGATCAATAATAAATATCAACGTTAGCATGCACAACATGTCGctgacatacatacataatagCGACAACGACCCGTGTCAGCG
This region of Epinephelus fuscoguttatus linkage group LG1, E.fuscoguttatus.final_Chr_v1 genomic DNA includes:
- the rereb gene encoding arginine-glutamic acid dipeptide repeats protein isoform X2 → MDDLFSPRRSLNSTQGEIRVGPSHQAKLPELQPRPGPGLQAQTESEELMWTPGVNDCDLLMYLRAARSMAAFAGMCDGGSTEDGCLAASRDDTTLNALNMLHASHYDAAKALQRLVKKPLPKLIEKCWSEDDVKRFIKGLRQYGKNFFRIRKDFLPSKKTGELITFYYHWKKTPEAAGTRAYRQQRRQPSSRKAKTRSAAAPVTPSRNYSVDVSSASEDDLDSEDSEQEIKSCSHCGTTSSKDWHQGRRDSPLLCTSCRTYENKHGCLPAAPKSAGAPFMFKPVKEEEEVNSKHGMRTRRSRAPLSSLRSGHRRLTGSPTSEDQQTSSQPSLIGAASNSLRSSSTDNKNEPSKKTNKKIKEEVMSPKTTKRVRESPAQEPDEPEKVTPKRPKTQDPRGSRSEGEAEVEEESSSESRSAQDDGSSDTKDIDQDNRSSSPSIPSPQQGNESDSDSSAQPNGVPSEPVAPAAVLADTPVPQALPSQAPPITPQPTQSTPPADSAQSPPPPSPDPPQPAAGQSAASEAPNIRPQPGSHALPGPPPLPPVLGQDSPLSPAFHVPPALSSAQPLQPHGPPPQAPQRPLPFFRESQLPQPPLAGPQIKPPPTTPIPPSHKQMPHQSAPPFPQMPSNLPPPPALKPLNALPNQYPPGAPPPPLQLMPQPLPMQPLPTQLPVISQVQTHPGKSMTSSYPPAAASHPLTSVTSSAIGPVPSLQPSFPPLPLRPSPSSTAGGPQIQIKEEPLDEIEEAESPPSPPRSPSPEPTIVNMASHASQSARFIKHLDRGYNSCARTDLFFTPLSSSKLAKKREEAVEKSRREAELSARQEREREKDREREREREADRNARASSSSHDSRMSDPQMTVQVHGRPSFEQPPTTVAAVPPYIGPDTPALRTLSEYARPHVMSPTNRNHPFYVSLSPGDPLLAYHMPGLYSAEPSLRERELRNLRERELRERMKPGYEVKPPDMETLHPSANPMEHFARHGAIGLPHIPGPPHHFAPFHPGLNHLERERMALAGPQLRPELTYAERLTAERLHAERMASVATDPAARLQMLNVTPHHHQHSHIHSHLHLHQQDPLGQGTSPHPLVDPMATGPRLARFPFPGGPIPNPLLSDLPHDHEMLRHPLFGAAYPRELQGPIPQMSAAHQLQAMHAQSAELQRMAMEQQWLHGHHLHGGPLPSQEDYYSRLKKEGDKPS
- the rereb gene encoding arginine-glutamic acid dipeptide repeats protein isoform X1: MDDLFSPRRSLNSTQGEIRVGPSHQAKLPELQPRPGPGLQAQTESEELMWTPGVNDCDLLMYLRAARSMAAFAGMCDGGSTEDGCLAASRDDTTLNALNMLHASHYDAAKALQRLVKKPLPKLIEKCWSEDDVKRFIKGLRQYGKNFFRIRKDFLPSKKTGELITFYYHWKKTPEAAGTRAYRQQRRQPSSRKAKTRSAAAPVTPSRNYSVDVSSASEDDLDSEDSEQEIKSCSHCGTTSSKDWHQGRRDSPLLCTSCRTYENKHGCLPAAPKSAGAPFMFKPVKEEEEVNSKHGMRTRRSRAPQLSSLRSGHRRLTGSPTSEDQQTSSQPSLIGAASNSLRSSSTDNKNEPSKKTNKKIKEEVMSPKTTKRVRESPAQEPDEPEKVTPKRPKTQDPRGSRSEGEAEVEEESSSESRSAQDDGSSDTKDIDQDNRSSSPSIPSPQQGNESDSDSSAQPNGVPSEPVAPAAVLADTPVPQALPSQAPPITPQPTQSTPPADSAQSPPPPSPDPPQPAAGQSAASEAPNIRPQPGSHALPGPPPLPPVLGQDSPLSPAFHVPPALSSAQPLQPHGPPPQAPQRPLPFFRESQLPQPPLAGPQIKPPPTTPIPPSHKQMPHQSAPPFPQMPSNLPPPPALKPLNALPNQYPPGAPPPPLQLMPQPLPMQPLPTQLPVISQVQTHPGKSMTSSYPPAAASHPLTSVTSSAIGPVPSLQPSFPPLPLRPSPSSTAGGPQIQIKEEPLDEIEEAESPPSPPRSPSPEPTIVNMASHASQSARFIKHLDRGYNSCARTDLFFTPLSSSKLAKKREEAVEKSRREAELSARQEREREKDREREREREADRNARASSSSHDSRMSDPQMTVQVHGRPSFEQPPTTVAAVPPYIGPDTPALRTLSEYARPHVMSPTNRNHPFYVSLSPGDPLLAYHMPGLYSAEPSLRERELRNLRERELRERMKPGYEVKPPDMETLHPSANPMEHFARHGAIGLPHIPGPPHHFAPFHPGLNHLERERMALAGPQLRPELTYAERLTAERLHAERMASVATDPAARLQMLNVTPHHHQHSHIHSHLHLHQQDPLGQGTSPHPLVDPMATGPRLARFPFPGGPIPNPLLSDLPHDHEMLRHPLFGAAYPRELQGPIPQMSAAHQLQAMHAQSAELQRMAMEQQWLHGHHLHGGPLPSQEDYYSRLKKEGDKPS